The following nucleotide sequence is from Halobacillus mangrovi.
ATGTAGTAAAAGACACAGCATCTGCCGTAAACTTGTATCAGACAGATGAAGTCGACGTCGCGAACTTATCTTCTGAATTTGTTGATGAATACCGTAGTTCAGAAGAGTTCCGGGTAGAAGAAGAACCAACCATATTCTTTTTAAAAATGAATCAAGAAAATGAAATCCTTTCAAATGTACATGCTCGTAAAGCAATTCAAATGGTAGTTGATCGTCAGAGTATGGTGGATGTTATTTTGAACAATGGATCTATTCCTGCTGGTGGAAACGTTCCAGCTAATTTCGTCCAGCATCCTGAAACTAACGAAGATTTCCGTGAAATCAATGGAGCACTAGTCGAATCGAATGTAGAAAAAGCTCAGGAGCATTGGAAAAAAGCGAAGGAAGAGCTTGGCATTAAAAATGCAGAGCTCCGTTACTTGGGTGGAGATACTGAGGTAGCGAAAAATTTAGACGCTTATATTAAGGATCAGCTCGAGCAACTTGAAGGATTGACCATTCAAGTAGAAAGTGTTCCTTTTAAAGTTCGATTAGAGCGAGATAGCAATATGGATTATGATATCGAAAATTATGGTTGGGGTCCGGATTACATTGACCCTAACACTTTCTTAAACTTATGGGTGACAGATGGTGGAAACAATAAGACAGGTTATTCCAGTGAAAAATATGATACCTTGATTAAAAAAGCGGCAACAGATCTTGCACAGAAACCAGTGGAACGATTTGAAACCTTCCTTGAAGCTGAAAAATTATTAATTCAAGAAGATGCTGTAATCGCACCACTTTACCAGCGTGCAAGAGCGCAGCTTTGGAAACCTTATGTGAAGAATGTAACCTCAAACCCAATGGGACCGGATTACAACTACAAATATGCCTATATCGAAGAGGAATAATTACATTAAAAGGTCAGTCTATTTTTAGACTGGCCTTTCATTTGTTCATAGGCTAGAAATTAAATCATAGTCTTTAATCATATGAAAGGGTTTAGGGAATTTGATGTCGAAAAGTAGAAAATGAACCGGTTTTATCTAAAGGAGAGGAATAATGAAGAAAATTTTAGATTTCCTTGAGCAAGCTGCATATATGACGAAGAACCCCTTAGGCATCATTGGTTTATTCATTTCTTTTATTTATGCGGTCTCTGCCTTGGTTCTTACATTATCTGAGCAATGGCTCACTTTAAATCAAACATGGGCTCTCGTCTGGTTTATCGTATTATTTCCTATCCTTATTCTAATTGCTTTTCTATATTTAGTTATTAATCATCATCAAAAGTTATACAGTCCAAGCGATTACAAAGACGAAAGTAATTTTTTCAGGCCTTTAAACCCGGAGGAACAGAATGAAAAATTTGAGAAAGAAGCACAGAATTTATTTTCTGTTAGCGAATTGGTTCTTAATGATTCTAAATTGAAAGAAAAAGGAGTTGAACAGCCGACCGTTCAGAACGAAGCTGAAAACCTTAACCAGGCCCTAATGAATCATTTATTTAACGCTTCCAATTTCTATTTTTTGATTGAAGAATCCGTTTTAAGAGCGTTGGAATCTGATATGAATATTACAATTCGCAGGCAGATGGCATTGGATACGGCTAATGAACGGGTCAACTTCTCAGGTATCGCCTTCCAACCACATGAATTAATTGGAGTAGAAATTAAATATACACCTACAGGAAAAATTAATGAGGATCAAATCGAAAGTCTAGTTAAGATGATTCAGACAGTGATGGAATTTAACAAAGATCCACGGCCCATTCACTTTATTCTTTCATTTGTATCCGACCAGCCATTCAAAAATGAGAAAGAAACTAAACTAGAAATCTACGAACGGCTACACGGAAACGCTTTGGTTCATTTCAGATTTTATCTTCTTGATGAACTTAGAAAGAAGAGTTGAGGATAAGGCATCGTTCTCCACAGCAAATTCTATTCAGAAGAGAACGGATTTTCCCGCTTTTTCACCTTGACATCTAGGACATTGAAGACTTCTATAACTTTTAAGATCCAGAAACAGCTGGCTGGTGATCTGTCAGCGGTAGGGTAGTTGGAGAGGAGCATTTCTAATTGAAATGCTCCTTTTTATGGAATAATTATGCTTATAGATCCGTAGTCTTTCTATAGTTGAGAGGAGGTTTACGATGATAACGGTAAGAAGTGGTAAGCCTTGGGGACATATGAGGTCGTTTAGAAAAGACCCTCTGTCATTTTTACAGATGGCGGCAAAATACGATGATGAAATCGTATCTTTTCGTTTAGGCCACAAGTCAGTGAAGTTACTAGTCCATCCTTCCCTAGTTAAGGAAGTGCTGGTATCAAAGGCTGATTGTTTTCACAAATCGAAGCCTTTTCAAGAACTAGAACCGTTATTGGGCAATGGGTTATTGCTAAGTGAAAACCCTACTCATCAAAAACAGCGCCGCCTTATTCAACCCTCCTTTAGACCTGCACATATTAAAAAATACGCTGATTTAATGGCAGAGAGTACGAGGTGTTTCCTACAAGACTGGGGTGAGCGAGAAGAGCGCTGGATATCGAATGATCTGATGGAATTAACATTGGAAATTATCTCTCAAACGATGTTAGGAGTTGATATCGAGAACGGCCATGAACTGGTAGGTAAACCACTGGAAACTGTGATGGAGATTGCTACAAAGCGAATTCGCTCAGTAGTACGTTCCCCTAAATCTTGGGGGACAACAGATAATATTGCATTTAAACAGGCTGTCGATCAGCTTGATGGAATCGTCTCTAAAATCATAGAAAATAGGCATGTCAATAAATCTAACGCCGAAGATCTTTTAGGAGTTTTGATACAGTCACAAGAAACTTCAACAGAAAAAATGGAAGTAGAGCAATTACGAAATGAAGTAATGACTATTTTGCTGGCAGGACATGAGACCACAGCGACCGCTCTTACATGGACGATGTACCTCCTCATGACTAATAAAAATATTTATCAGAAAGTGCAAGCTGAGGTAGATCGATTATGTAAGAATGACATACCCGCATACGAGGAGGTCAATCATCTCGAGTACACAGAGAAAGTATTGTTAGAGAGCTTGAGGTTATATCCGCCTGCCTGGTTAATCGGGCGTCTGGCAATTAAGGAAGTAATGATCGGGGAGTATCAGTTTAAAAGGGGACAGACAGTGATGATTAGCCCATACATCATGCAGCGAAACTCACGTTACTTTGAAGAGCCTGAACGTTTTAATCCTGAGCGTTTTGTAAAAGGCAAATTACAAAAGGTTCCTGAATATGTATATTTCCCGTTTGGAGGAGGTACTCGCGTTTGTATTGGAAAACATTTTGCAATGTTGGAAGCCATTATCGTTCTTGGAGCACTTATGAAGAATTTTAATTTCTATTTCAATAAAGAAAGTATTATAAAAGCAGATCCGCTTATTACTTTGCGACTCAAA
It contains:
- a CDS encoding peptide ABC transporter substrate-binding protein, which produces MKKHGWFLFGIILAVSMLLAACSGGEETGGESTQSDGDDSSSSNEQVLRLTEGAEIPSMDSSLTIDAIAAQWLGATKDGLYRLGKDGKTEPGIAKDHNVSDDGLVWTFKLREDAKWSNGEPVTAHDFVFAWQRAINPDIGSEYGPYMMNGVIKNAEAVSKGEKELDALGVKAVDDYTFEVTLEKPTPYFESMTAFGTFLPMNEKFVKEQGEQYAMEADALLANGPFIMTEWDHGEGWTVEKNKDYWDADKVKLDKIKVNVVKDTASAVNLYQTDEVDVANLSSEFVDEYRSSEEFRVEEEPTIFFLKMNQENEILSNVHARKAIQMVVDRQSMVDVILNNGSIPAGGNVPANFVQHPETNEDFREINGALVESNVEKAQEHWKKAKEELGIKNAELRYLGGDTEVAKNLDAYIKDQLEQLEGLTIQVESVPFKVRLERDSNMDYDIENYGWGPDYIDPNTFLNLWVTDGGNNKTGYSSEKYDTLIKKAATDLAQKPVERFETFLEAEKLLIQEDAVIAPLYQRARAQLWKPYVKNVTSNPMGPDYNYKYAYIEEE
- a CDS encoding cytochrome P450, with the protein product MITVRSGKPWGHMRSFRKDPLSFLQMAAKYDDEIVSFRLGHKSVKLLVHPSLVKEVLVSKADCFHKSKPFQELEPLLGNGLLLSENPTHQKQRRLIQPSFRPAHIKKYADLMAESTRCFLQDWGEREERWISNDLMELTLEIISQTMLGVDIENGHELVGKPLETVMEIATKRIRSVVRSPKSWGTTDNIAFKQAVDQLDGIVSKIIENRHVNKSNAEDLLGVLIQSQETSTEKMEVEQLRNEVMTILLAGHETTATALTWTMYLLMTNKNIYQKVQAEVDRLCKNDIPAYEEVNHLEYTEKVLLESLRLYPPAWLIGRLAIKEVMIGEYQFKRGQTVMISPYIMQRNSRYFEEPERFNPERFVKGKLQKVPEYVYFPFGGGTRVCIGKHFAMLEAIIVLGALMKNFNFYFNKESIIKADPLITLRLKQGLHAYVERRK